GTCCTTTAAATCAAATTATAAGAAACACACTAATGTCTTTCAACGGAAAACAGATAGTCTACCCACACCCATTTGAACCCTTAAATCCAGCAAAGAGGACATCCTCATTAAAACTCCACTCTTATAATGTGTTATACTGACAACATAGAACTCATGTTTCTCGAAATCAACTTAGAAGTTTAAAACGAACAAAAAATATATCTAGCAGCAACACTAATGATTCGTAAATACATACATGAAAGTCCTCGATTTGGTTGCCCTTAATGAATATGGTAATTTAAGTGCCCAAAACCCAGATTACACACTAAATTAAGAGTTCAATAAATGAATTAGTACCTGAACTGCGCGGAGAACTGTGTCAGTTAATTGAGGTGGGGGGCTTTTGAGAACACCAGAATCCCACTCCCCACATTTAGATTCCCCATTCCGGAAGGTGTAAACACCGAATCCCTGCTTCCTGCCTTCATGCCAGGACCCCTCATAGCAGTGCCCATTGGCAAAGTGATATACTCCAAATCCATGGATCTTATCTCCAAAATACTCTCCTGAGTACCTATCTCCATTCCTGCATTATAGTTCAGTTTTCCAATCAGTACATCAATTTCACTCTCTACCACCGGTTAAAAGTAAAAACATgcaaagttcttctgtatgaacTATGAAACAGGAAATCAGACTTCTCTTAAAAATACCATCGATCCAAAATTAGCAAGAAAGACCATCAACCAGGCACCAGCCGGTTAACATCTCCATGTAAATCATTTTGCATTGTACAGATTATATTAAGAAACCATATTTGTACCAAATTTAGCTTGTTTATACAGCTTCACCAATTGAGGACACTAGGGGATAACTACTTAATACTGAACAGACTAGTTCATATCCAACCAAATTCCTTCTTGCTTAATACTAGACTTtttcatattcaactaaattttcTTCCCTTCTCTCACAAGTACAAAGTACAGTTTCAACTTTCAAATCGAACCCGGCCTATCCCATCTTCCATAGGCATTAAATTACGAACTAAGATGACATAATCAGTAGTTTCATCAATCAAAATGCATCACAAAATCAATAGACATACCTAAAGAAATGCAACATAaagtaataaaaaaaaactcaataaaacagtTCAGTAAGTAAATATAACAGTACCTGAAATGATAACAACCAAAACCATGTTTAACGCCACACTTGAATTCACCAATATAACAACTAGCATCAGAACAAGTTTGAACACCAATTCCATGACTTTGTCCATTAACCCATTCACCAGCATAACTATCACCTGTATAAAACTTATAAACTCCAAATCCATGTCTCAAACCTTGTCGATACTGACCTCTATACCTACTCCCCCTAGCCCAGCTCTCAATTCCATATCCATCATACCTCCCATCAATCCAGTCTCCTTCATACCTTCcattaataaaataattatacacTCCACTACCATTACTCTTCCCTTGATGGAATTCACCTTCATAAAAATCTCCATTACTGTAAAATTCAACCCCTTCTCTTATAATTCTCTTGTCTACATCCCAAGACGGCGAATTCGACgaagacgaacacgaagaataacTCCCTCCACCACCGCCAATAAACCACTGAACTGATTCACCACCACTACTCTTTGAAAACCCTCTATTATTTCTACTTCTTTCATCCCATAACTGTTTAAGAAAAGACGAACCTTTTCCTTTTCTCACCACAAAAATCCCAAAACCAACGAAACCCATTACTAATAAAAAGTTTCCTGAAGATGGTAATTCCTTATTTTTCAGATAAATCAAGGAAAACAGGAACAATAATGTTAGGGTTATCAACGCTAGTGATTGAAATAAGAAGCGGTTTATTGATGAACCATTAGTATAATTACTACTAAACCCACTTCTACAATTATTAGACTTGTGAGGTTTTTCCTCATCTGATGCAACAGAATCATTATCTTCTTCATAAATTGACGAAAGTGAATGAATTGAAGATCTAATCGTTGGTGATGATCTTAGTAGAGATGATTGTGATCTTGTTAACTTCTTCTGACCGTCCATTTTTTGTCTTTTTAGGTTCAAGTTACCTAGAGATACTAGTATTTCTTATGTtgttgatgaggatgaagaagaagctcGTCTGTGACATCGGGAGATGCGTAGGATAAGCAGAGTGAAGAAGTGCGTAAGTTAGCGACTTAAGATGAGAGAGACGGAGAGAGAAGTTGTTTTCTCATTGGGAAGAAAAatgagagaagagaagaggcgCTGATATAGGAAAAGGAAGCGATATTCCCAACGGACCGGTTCTTTTTAACTATAACCGTTGATTTTGATCGGATGGTTTAtaatgtgatttactttaatcttGCACTGTAATAATGGTTTTCTAGCCGTTTGATTGAAAATTACCGGGTATGAAGGGAAGTTATGGTCGTAGTTTATTTTTAGATTCGGCCCTTTTTTGCTTGGGCATCAAGGACTCTGGAGGCACGTGTAatgaaattattttatttattctcccattttaattttttgttataaataaatTGCTTCGGCATTAAGGACTCTACAACATTGTGTAGTTCCAATTAGATTTGAGATTTTGCAACTAAGAGTATTTAGTATTTACAGCATTTTCTTACCCATTAAGGAAGTAAAGGGCCGAAATTATTTGAATTCCTTTTACCTTTTTTTTGgtccttctttttgtttttcgatTTTTTCCTGCATGGAGTCTAcaaaatgcaattttttgcttgtTAATCCATTACATAACTTATCCGACTTGTATATATGAATATATGTCAAATTCTAACTTCCTTTGCCAATGAATTCTTATCCGATGTTCAGTTATGTGTCATGTTGATGTGTTGCTGACACTGAACAAGTAGTGGGAGGTTCTTTAATGTTTATTTATATTGTGTGATTGGGCTCCCCATCCGTCATGCATGGCGGACTAGAAGTTTTAATTTTTATAATGTCTTATAACTGCTTGCAATATGTTAGTATCCTAGCCGGTGACAAAGGGTTGCCGGACAACCAAGAAATTGCATGCAGAAGAAATCAGACTTCTCCTAGAAAAGTCGAAAATGTTCATTGCGATCCAACCGCAAAGTTAACAAATTCCTTCAGATCAGTCgaataaaagaaaaacacatgCCCCAtgtaatagttttcttctttCAGTGATGCATCTGAGAATAATATCCAATCCATGCCTAAACATCTTTTAAAGGGTAAGTTGCTGGGTCATTTGGGGTGTTTCAGTGATATAGGTAATTTAGAATGGATTGAAAGTTATTTTTTATATGCTTAATCAGAGTAATTAGATAAAGCGTAGTTTTATCAAAATGGACATTGTATTTTAATTTTCAAATGCAACGTAGTATAATAGTGGTCTTATTAGATAAGTGAACGAGTTTCAGGGACTGAATCCGAAAGGCAACCCACAAACTAATTGAGTGGGACGGGACTTCCAAGACTACGGTGGACATTGAAAACGAAAACCAAAATTCCTTGAAAGTTGACAATCCAAGAAAAGTTGATGATCCGTTTCAGGTATTTAAAAGTCGCAGAGGATACAGGAATGAGATATAGAAGGCACGTAAGGAATTAATCCCGTCGAGGTGGGCAGAATATAACGAACTATTTTTTATAGAAATAATTTGATTCTCAGGATAATAATAGAGACCCAATCTTATGCCGAGGAAAATTCAATGGCTCTTTGGGAGATTGAGTAGCTAGATGAGCATAAATATTTTGACTGAAAAAAATCCCAGAAACATGATATTTAAAATGGATTACATCAAGCCCAAAAAGTTAGGAGGAACTAAAATAATCTTGGTATGGTATCCGTTAGGAATAAGAAGATCAATTGTGGAATATCCTAATTTTCGGAAAAGAAAATAACTCAGATTAACTTTTTTTGAACAGGCTCGCCAGAAACTATGGACGCAGGTGGGGTTGACATATGGGATATCCAATCATCTTTTCGAATGTTAGTTACCAATCTCGGATTTAAAAGATGTAGTTATTTCGATTGGGCATATGCCATTTTCAGTACTAGTCCAGATTTGATATAGATTCGATTTTTTGGACACGTAGAAGGGTGAATATTTGAGAAATATTTCGCTTTTAATTTAACGATGAGCCCAAAGTTAATCAGGCTCGTGAATGAGACAATTGGACAACTTTTGTGAGAGGAGCTATGTTGAATTGTTGTAGGTTTTTGATACCCGGACCGTCTTGAAATTTCGGTTTACAAATGCTAACCCCACACTCTAAAGTGAAATTCTAAAATTCTCTTGCACCTAAAACGCAAAACTGACTGTTGATTCCAAGCCTTAGTTACCTAGTACCGAATGCAAAATTATTCACCAGGAAAACAATCTTGGGGCTTTTGTGAAAATAATATTGCATATTTTTCTATTACTACTCGACTCCTTAAAACCACAGTGAAAAGTATAAGGTGAAATTAGAAGATTAGGCAGAAATATAATGCAAGGAGTGCACACATCTTTTTTTCCTTCCCAAAGAAACGTAAATATTTTCTGAATTGTAAATTAAGTAAATATTCTTATGCAAATCCACTGTCCAACTGACCATGAAATGAGCCTTGTGAAAGAATAAAATTGAACAAATGAAATGAACAAATCCACTATCCAACTGACCATATTTAGTGCACACATCACTGTTTTTCTTACAccacaagcaaaaaaaaaagatctaagATAAATTTATGCAGAATCTAATAAATAAACCCATGGCAAATATAGCAATAACGCGTAATGCTTTCCATCTTTGCAAACTACCTCCAAGATTCttaaccataaaagaaaataatgacAAGTAGGTGCACCAATAAACAATTGGTGGTGTCTAGAGAAACTTAGCTCTGTGGAAGTAAACATCCTGCATCTGGGGTTTTGAATTTTTCTTCCCTCTAATTCCTATTTGGTGGAtttgtttgaaatttttttaacTTGTTATTGTCATTGATTTGATCACCTCTTTGACTTTCTTAGATTTATTGGACTCAACAAGGAATTAGTTGATACAATGGCGAGTAAGTGAGTTTTAAGAGAAGTAGTTGAAGATTGTCAATGGGGACCCCGTTTACCTCAACAACGAGAACATGATGGAAATGACAATATACATAGAATTATAGTTACAACTTTGGTCATCaattagcaacaaaaaaaaaagaagaagtggaATTGGGGATCTTATACGACCCACGCCAATGACATAGGGTTCTTCCATTTAGACCCACTTGTAGGCATGCCCATAACAAGCTGCCTGCAATCAGCGTATTCCATGATCGCTGAGAAATAGGGTGTGCGAAATTCTACCATTGTACAACGCCAAAACACAATAGAGAAGCTTTTCAGGTCTACAACACTCCAAGGGACAATCTTTGATGTAAAGCGTTAGACATTTCCTAGAAACGGTGAGTTTGCCTGTTATGGTGGAATTTTGCATTTATTTCGGAGAATAATTTAACACAAAAGTTGAAAGAGTAATTACACCTACCAAGGGAAACTTGGAAGTTGCTATCGTAGGACTCTTTAAGAGATGTAATTTGATCTAAACTGTAAATTTTATAAATTATTTTGTCTATACATTTTTAAGTAAATGGTTGAGATCGTTCTCGGTATTTCTGGCACTAGGCGAAGATTATTGAAATTAAAAACTTTGTATAGCTAATGATATTTGACAgaataccaaaaattaagtacTAAATATAGACCACTTCATCAACTATCTCCGTACTTATACACGTGATCATAAGTATACGTATATGTCGAAATTACTTGGTCGTTTTGATTTCAAAATAAGGTTTGAAAACTTTCATGTAGTCGGTCGAACTCATTTGACCAAATCCAAGTTGCAGTTATTCTTATAAGGTAAATGTCAGGTGAAGTATGGTCAGGGGGACTCAATACAATATAAGCTAAATGAGAAATTTTTATTCCAAAATATCCAAATAAAAACTCCAATACCAAGTCCAAATGAATTTTGGTCAAGGGAACCTCTATAGAGTGAACAAGGAACAAGCCGAGTTATAATTCGAAATGTGAATCGGTGTTGATGATTTCTCACGTGCAAAAAAAGTTATTCATGGGTTGAACGGATCATGGTTACgtagaatcaaagaaaaaaagtgtGATtccaaaacataaaaaataaaaatgtgaaGAAACAACATTTTGTGGAAGCATGTGTGAAGGATCAGATCAATGTGAGTGCCAAAATAGCAAAAGGGGATTACTATGTAATGGGAAGAGGGAGACGACAAGCAAAGGAGATCTTTGTTTGCAGTCCTCAAATAAAATAAGACAATATGATGGTTTTTTCTTGTAGATCTTGCAGTATCTAATGACACATCTCTATCTTTTCCAGTCACCAAATCTCTAGCACTTGTTCATTATGGGTAAAGCCTAAGGTGCGTGCAGTGGTTGGTAACATGTACGGTCTTAGATTCTTGGTGGACAGAACTTCATGGGCTTCTGGTCTTGTTCAAGTTTATCGTCAAAGGCTTCGATCACGAATAATATCTTTGTTCGTTAGGGGTCAAGctaagaaccctgattttgggcataccaaaatctttctaggcatacaaaacaatagttctatcttaggtgaccttataaggggtaccctatggataGTTCAATTATCTATATAcctttaatacaaaaatctaaaatcagttttctaaaaaatcaaaatcagtttcccttaccatctcttcttcctcctcctctagacgaactcttccccctcctgcgaaaaaaaattcatcatcgtgattaattgtcgattcgtaaaaatttgatcgtcgattaaactcaaccacataatgactcgtacaaagaaaagcagggattaggcaaaccaaatcgtcttctaatccatcaattgaagaagaagaaccaattgaagatgaaggtgtagaaactgaaaatcaaccaccaattgaaccagaaattgaaccaactgcatctccaactccggaaatgaggataagaaagcaagttttacaaacccagtctcctatttgttgtttttcatcgattaaatgacggttacagtgttgggttcggctcaaaattgagttgcgtttttagccgaactgttcttcacaaaagcttcctgtaagtctatagtcacagatagagatgcataggggttcggcgtattcgataatcataatatgtgccgaacctagcacattaacgaggttcagctattacgatattctcaatatgtgccgaaccaataacaatattttaacccaaaaaataacaaattgatgttcggctcatacgattttcgaaatataagccgaaccggtaattatttttttccgagctattcaggatgttgttcggcttactatgaaactttcatataaccCGAACTACTGTCTAGCAAACAGTTCggcacatgcagtaaacagattcagtaagccgaaccgttcatcaattggtagattcggctcatagatgtgacccgaacctcaacctgtttcgccgaaccatgattcaaaaaacctaacttttgataattgagagctatagaagtgagattaagtataggatataagtgtacctgtgtattagaagcattgggttcctcatcaatgtcttcatcatcaggatttggctcataaaaatcatcatcttgagtttgtgtttgagtttgagcttgagtttgagtgggtgtaaaatcattctcataatctaagaaagcagccatttctggatcattgttgtagttgatatgtattttcctaggttttttagatgaatgatgaccctcctcatcctccattgaatcaagaattagaatttctcactttctccttctctttctctccttcttaaccaaaccaaaactttgatttttttttcctcaaatttttcatctaaacaactcttataattctgaaaattaatttaatcactaaacaaaatatttaatcactaatcaagattattaacactaatacgtaaagggcagatttgtcaataaattttttttgggttaagggattatctgattttgctatttcataaccttttttgtcttcattcagtatgccttggaagattttggtatgcccaaaattatagtgCAAAGCTAAGGAGTAGTGGTTGCCTTGCCTGCCTGGTAACATGTACAGTTCTAGATTCTTGGTGGACAGAACTTCACGGGCTTTTGGTCTTGTTCAAGTTTATCATCAAAGGCTTCTGGTCTTGTTCAAGTTTTTTCAATCACCAATAATTCTTTGATCTTTTTTAAGAACCATCATTTGGGACATACCAAAAAATTTGGGGGCATATAGAATAGGACAAAACCAGGATGCTAAATAGTGTTTCTGTAATGTTCCTTGTCTAGCCATTTTTCATAATGGAAAAAATGCCCTCATAATTTAtatcttttaattattttttaaattaaaataaaaaaattatttttattatttttaatttaatttttttttttatgttaaatattttttatttacgaaCCTAAGTTCGGCTGACAGGTGATATGTCGAACCTAAATTTTTTCAAAACATACGTAGGTTCGGCGGATACTATGTCAGCCGAACTTGTGTTTTGTGAA
This DNA window, taken from Papaver somniferum cultivar HN1 chromosome 3, ASM357369v1, whole genome shotgun sequence, encodes the following:
- the LOC113356218 gene encoding radial spoke head 10 homolog B-like is translated as MDGQKKLTRSQSSLLRSSPTIRSSIHSLSSIYEEDNDSVASDEEKPHKSNNCRSGFSSNYTNGSSINRFLFQSLALITLTLLFLFSLIYLKNKELPSSGNFLLVMGFVGFGIFVVRKGKGSSFLKQLWDERSRNNRGFSKSSGGESVQWFIGGGGGSYSSCSSSSNSPSWDVDKRIIREGVEFYSNGDFYEGEFHQGKSNGSGVYNYFINGRYEGDWIDGRYDGYGIESWARGSRYRGQYRQGLRHGFGVYKFYTGDSYAGEWVNGQSHGIGVQTCSDASCYIGEFKCGVKHGFGCYHFRNGDRYSGEYFGDKIHGFGVYHFANGHCYEGSWHEGRKQGFGVYTFRNGESKCGEWDSGVLKSPPPQLTDTVLRAVQAARKAAENAIHLPRVDEQVNKVVTAANRAATAARVAAIKAVQNRMDGKFCDTGEV